TCCTCGGGGGTGGTGATGTAATCGGAGTAGACGTTGGAGAGTCCTGCGATGACGGCCCGGGTGCCGCCCGCGCGCCCTACCACCGCTCGGAGTCTCCGGCCCGCCATGGTGGTGAACTCGCCGGGCACCGCGGCCACCAGCAGCCCGCCCAGACGCGCCACCGAGCACGACACCACGTGAGGTTGCCACTCGTAAGGGAACTCCGCCTGGTGGCCAACGAACGGACTCACTGACTAGTGTCTGATCGGACAacagaacattatttttgcATACATTTTTTGTGGAAACATATTTTCGTGTTTTATTAGTATGCACATCATTTGAATCGTGGACTTTAACACCAGCGCTTTTCGTTTCATCACCTCATCCTCCATGCGCTGTGGAGGCGGTCCTCTCTGAGCTGATGATACCGACAGTGTAATCACAATATATTCGCCACCAATTTCGATGACATCTGAACCATCTAAACGCGTAGTAACGcgtatccgaaaatattagtttcacttaaaagaatactcgcgaaagtcctagatctcattacaagATGGATGTAGGTCGTTGCTTCGTCCCTCCTATGTACAATATATTCAGGCGCAAAGAATTTGAAGCGCAACAAGTCCAACAAAGTGTTCACACAACGAACCCGCCCCGTGGCCAGGAGTATAGGCTTGGGATGTTGGCAGGCGACGTCCTCTTTGGTGGGCGCCGCCAGCAGGTCGCGCACGGCGTTCCACAGCGGGTTGGTGGTGGTGGTGCCCTGGGTGAAGTCGAACGCGCCGGGCCCGTCCGTGGTGCCCGCCGCGAAACTGTAGCCCATCGCCGGCACGCAGCCCTTCACTGACACGCTCTGCGGAGAGAAATGAATGGAGATGCAACCGGAGTATTCTGAAGACGATGGTATGGAGCTGCCACTAGAATATTACGAGATTATTTTAGATCGGGAGATTGGAATAAGGAGGTATCGCAACACAACTCGAGGCACACATCAATAACGACCCCTATATATGTAATGTGTTGGGGTCGTTATTGACGTGTGGGTGTCTGTCGTCGAAGAGCTCACCGTGTTAAAAGTTTCCGTGACGGGGTCGTAGGGCGGGACCTCCTCCTGGGGCATGGCTACATACTGATGGACCACTCCTATAGGACCCGTGATGTCCTCGCCGGGTTGTCTTAGAACTTTCTGGAAATTTATTCATTGGAGGACATCAAGAAACATCAAGTTCTGTGAATGCGGGCCGCCGACAGCATTCCATTACCTCTAAGACGACGTCACTCACCATGGCAGTATCAAACATCTTAGTGGCGATGATCAAAGTGCTCTCGAACATGTCCCGGCCGGGGCCTGACGCGAAGCATCTTTCTTTTGGCAGTTTACACAACAGGTTCTCCTGGTCACAGGGGCGGCCGGAGAACTCGCAGCGAGGACCGCGGGTGTTGGGAGACACGTCTCCTAAGTTGGTGGATGCGAACGCACACACGATACGACCCTGAGCGGAGAGGCGGAAAGAAATTGATGTATAAAATTCTGCCCAATACACGGAAAGAGGGGTTCATACAGTTGACATTAATAGGAGAATAACTTGCAggcaaaaataattcattgttGTCAACCAAGTAATGGGAAGTgatgtaattaaaacagtGGCATAATTAGAGGCTTTCAGAGCAAAATAATATGGGTGCCATATTaagaatgaataaatattgttcCTGTCACCTTGCCAGGTAGAGTTCTGTTGCCATTCAAGGCTTTCTCCATGAGGATGGAAGCGTAGCCCACGTTGTCTGACGAGATCAGCTTGTTGGTGTTGTTCATGCTGGTGGGATGGACGGCGAACCAGTTGATGACTCCCAGGATGCCGCCGGTCGGACTCACGAACCTGACCTGGGCCAGCGTCTTATCGGTGTCATAGTTGTATCTagaaatttttacaatttcgCAACATCTGCTTTGTATTCTCCTTTAAACTTGGAAGTAGAAAGTTCCTTTGACACTCAGAACAAAACAGATTTGCTGAATAAAGCTGTACACAAGTATGCCTTAAACTATAACTAACAACTTTCGGTAACACAATCTTTATAAGAATTACGCGTCCCatggtaatttatttcacCTGCTTGTGCCTTTTTAGTAAAAGACGGAGAGAAGGTCCAAGAATACGcaaattattagattattttaaaagtgttttaGTTATGGCTATAGAATTTATTCTTCAGCAAATCACTGATGTCTGTTAAGGAAATGTGAGTCCGTTATGACTAACTTGGCCCTCTCCTCCGGTGGATTCCGCAAGTACGAGGTCGGTGAGCGGTTGATGTTAGCGTCCAACACCTCACCTTCGCCGTACTCCATCCGAGCCTCGCTCAAGGAGTTGTGGGCTTGGATAATACTCTGttaagaaacattaaattaacatcATATTACCAGTTTGAtttgacaatttaattttagatggTACAAAAGttacagaaaaattattacgGAGCGATAAATAGGTTgcaaattatgattataagcTCCGactgtataaaatgtatacctTAGCGATGCCGGCG
The genomic region above belongs to Danaus plexippus chromosome 4, MEX_DaPlex, whole genome shotgun sequence and contains:
- the LOC116768820 gene encoding neutral ceramidase isoform X2 encodes the protein MCWYVVLMLCWCSATGLRVGVGIADVTGPPAEINFMGYANFEQTGHGIHLRQFSRAFLLEDGGSGDGTTRVVFVSVDAAMMGHGVRREVIKRLQKRYGDVYNEGNVIISGTHTHSTPGGFLLDFLFDLPILGFVKETYVALIAGIAKSIIQAHNSLSEARMEYGEGEVLDANINRSPTSYLRNPPEERAKYNYDTDKTLAQVRFVSPTGGILGVINWFAVHPTSMNNTNKLISSDNVGYASILMEKALNGNRTLPGKGRIVCAFASTNLGDVSPNTRGPRCEFSGRPCDQENLLCKLPKERCFASGPGRDMFESTLIIATKMFDTAMKVLRQPGEDITGPIGVVHQYVAMPQEEVPPYDPVTETFNTSVSVKGCVPAMGYSFAAGTTDGPGAFDFTQGTTTTNPLWNAVRDLLAAPTKEDVACQHPKPILLATGRAEFPYEWQPHVVSCSVARLGGLLVAAVPGEFTTMAGRRLRAVVGRAGGTRAVIAGLSNVYSDYITTPEEYQAQRYEAASTIYGPNTLHIYLHKYKQLTEALMKGSAVPPGPSPPDLSQQLITLVPPVLWDSAPYKHEFGDCLQQPQRHYSYGDTVTATFVSGHPRNSPRHGRWFLSVERLVPGSEDAWEVVATDADWETKYIWKRNSKILGTSEAVVEWEVAEGTPAGTYRLHHYGNYKYILGGVYPYHGFTDAFQVS
- the LOC116768820 gene encoding neutral ceramidase isoform X1, whose product is MCCCKNWSKFKMCWYVVLMLCWCSATGLRVGVGIADVTGPPAEINFMGYANFEQTGHGIHLRQFSRAFLLEDGGSGDGTTRVVFVSVDAAMMGHGVRREVIKRLQKRYGDVYNEGNVIISGTHTHSTPGGFLLDFLFDLPILGFVKETYVALIAGIAKSIIQAHNSLSEARMEYGEGEVLDANINRSPTSYLRNPPEERAKYNYDTDKTLAQVRFVSPTGGILGVINWFAVHPTSMNNTNKLISSDNVGYASILMEKALNGNRTLPGKGRIVCAFASTNLGDVSPNTRGPRCEFSGRPCDQENLLCKLPKERCFASGPGRDMFESTLIIATKMFDTAMKVLRQPGEDITGPIGVVHQYVAMPQEEVPPYDPVTETFNTSVSVKGCVPAMGYSFAAGTTDGPGAFDFTQGTTTTNPLWNAVRDLLAAPTKEDVACQHPKPILLATGRAEFPYEWQPHVVSCSVARLGGLLVAAVPGEFTTMAGRRLRAVVGRAGGTRAVIAGLSNVYSDYITTPEEYQAQRYEAASTIYGPNTLHIYLHKYKQLTEALMKGSAVPPGPSPPDLSQQLITLVPPVLWDSAPYKHEFGDCLQQPQRHYSYGDTVTATFVSGHPRNSPRHGRWFLSVERLVPGSEDAWEVVATDADWETKYIWKRNSKILGTSEAVVEWEVAEGTPAGTYRLHHYGNYKYILGGVYPYHGFTDAFQVS